In Ancalomicrobiaceae bacterium S20, the following proteins share a genomic window:
- the mdoH gene encoding glucans biosynthesis glucosyltransferase MdoH codes for MIVDQNTHRASYATEDRAVAVGWRRRIFALAGVAIWAGLLALFARAFAAGGFGIVEIAILIAFALYLPWSLFGFLNATIGFLVMRLARDPLAATCPPAAVADQQAPLTTTTAVLWCIRNEDVDRVFRAVALMAEDLAAHAPAGHFAIHILSDTNRPEIGADEEAAVAALQARFGAALPIAYRRRSSNEGYKAGNIRDFAVTAGGAYDFALVLDADSAMTAAKILSMVRIMQATPRLGILQSLVVGLPSTSPLARLFQFGMRLGMRSYTLGSAWWHADCGPYWGHNALIRLAPFTAHCDLPRLPGKPPLGGDILSHDQVEAVLMRRAGYEVRVIPEEGGSYEENPPTLIEFVRREMRWCLGNTQYWRLLDLPGLKPTSRFQLVIAVVMFVASPTFLILWSLLLIEALRRQGEVWLDPTLGLWLVAIAVAMIFAPKLASVADVLIDPAKRRGFGGGWRFLASFAIETAFSFLVTPISMVAHTLMMISLLFGRSIGWTAQVRDAHTVPWREAAARFWPQTLIGALAFTGLWRLAPIATVYAAPVYLGLLLAIPLAVATSSPRIGAFMRRIGLAAIPEEIAMPAEVARLVGVDAPGDAALGDAASGEAAPLPWAPPEATSRHSRSDDRETTMAIEMTATNGLVRGTRFGRMFGALVGAVAGLTVLAGSGAAAEPIAVDVANKSVKTKCAEEDNVYYTLSSEKISGFTIEARTPAYVANILRDSSAPDFSGCTFGHDPVAVQAKPYIPPTAVLYEDDQFILKGVVYPDFWRPTTVPVKVGNLTQNFLHLVQLWKKTAGGPLEFLVFYPQDGYWRLKALPPFKMHEVSYGSSFLFGPVEVSTRPFVGYKSVEFDPKTLTFTIAFERGGVAKARVTSLEVGSAKVDVRFEGAVDPKYPFAGLRSMYVEPANADTAETVWRATPGGPLQKDTVVDFHSGKAAEVGFVRSVLSSHNTSAPDILFGGFVKD; via the coding sequence ATGATTGTCGATCAGAACACGCATCGGGCGAGTTACGCAACGGAGGATCGCGCTGTTGCCGTCGGGTGGCGGCGGCGGATCTTCGCGCTCGCAGGCGTTGCGATCTGGGCCGGGCTTCTGGCGTTGTTCGCGCGCGCGTTCGCTGCAGGCGGATTCGGCATCGTGGAGATCGCGATCCTGATCGCCTTCGCGCTCTATCTGCCGTGGTCGCTGTTCGGGTTCCTCAACGCGACGATCGGTTTTCTCGTCATGCGGCTGGCGCGAGATCCGCTCGCCGCCACCTGCCCGCCGGCCGCGGTTGCGGACCAGCAGGCGCCCTTGACCACCACGACCGCCGTGCTCTGGTGCATCCGCAACGAAGATGTCGATCGGGTGTTCCGGGCGGTCGCGCTGATGGCGGAGGACCTCGCTGCGCATGCGCCCGCCGGGCATTTCGCGATCCACATTCTCTCGGACACGAACCGCCCCGAGATCGGTGCCGACGAGGAGGCCGCGGTCGCGGCATTGCAGGCGCGTTTCGGCGCGGCGCTGCCGATCGCCTATCGGCGGCGCAGCTCGAACGAGGGTTACAAGGCCGGCAACATCCGCGATTTCGCCGTGACCGCGGGCGGGGCCTACGATTTCGCTCTTGTGCTCGACGCCGACAGCGCGATGACGGCGGCGAAGATCCTGTCGATGGTGCGCATCATGCAGGCGACGCCGCGGCTCGGCATCCTGCAGAGCCTCGTGGTCGGACTGCCGTCGACGAGCCCGCTCGCGCGGCTGTTCCAGTTCGGCATGCGGCTCGGCATGCGCTCCTACACGCTCGGCAGCGCCTGGTGGCATGCCGACTGCGGGCCCTATTGGGGCCACAACGCCCTGATCCGGCTCGCGCCGTTCACCGCCCATTGCGATCTGCCGCGGTTGCCGGGCAAGCCGCCGCTCGGCGGCGATATTCTCTCGCACGATCAGGTCGAGGCGGTGCTGATGCGCCGCGCCGGCTACGAGGTGCGCGTGATCCCGGAGGAGGGCGGCTCCTACGAGGAGAACCCGCCGACGCTGATCGAATTCGTGCGCCGCGAGATGCGTTGGTGCCTCGGCAACACGCAATATTGGCGGCTGCTCGATCTGCCCGGCCTGAAGCCGACCAGCCGGTTCCAGCTCGTCATCGCGGTCGTGATGTTCGTCGCCTCGCCGACCTTCCTGATCCTCTGGTCGCTCCTGTTGATCGAGGCGCTGCGGCGGCAGGGCGAGGTCTGGCTCGATCCGACGCTCGGCCTCTGGCTCGTCGCGATCGCGGTCGCGATGATCTTCGCGCCGAAGCTCGCCTCGGTCGCCGACGTGCTCATCGATCCGGCCAAGCGGCGTGGATTCGGCGGCGGCTGGCGGTTTCTCGCCAGTTTCGCGATCGAGACCGCATTCTCGTTCCTGGTGACGCCGATCTCGATGGTGGCACATACGCTGATGATGATTTCCCTGCTGTTCGGCCGTTCGATCGGTTGGACGGCGCAGGTGCGCGACGCCCACACCGTGCCTTGGCGGGAGGCGGCGGCGCGGTTCTGGCCGCAGACGCTGATCGGCGCTCTCGCCTTCACCGGCCTGTGGCGGCTGGCGCCGATCGCGACCGTCTATGCCGCGCCGGTCTATCTCGGCCTGCTCCTCGCGATCCCGCTCGCTGTCGCGACCTCGAGCCCCCGGATCGGGGCGTTCATGCGCCGGATCGGTCTCGCGGCGATCCCGGAGGAGATCGCCATGCCGGCGGAGGTCGCCCGGCTCGTCGGCGTCGATGCGCCCGGCGATGCCGCGCTCGGCGATGCGGCATCGGGCGAGGCCGCCCCCTTGCCGTGGGCGCCGCCGGAGGCTACCTCCCGACACAGTCGGAGTGACGATCGGGAGACGACCATGGCGATTGAGATGACCGCGACGAACGGCCTCGTCCGGGGGACCAGGTTCGGCCGGATGTTCGGGGCGTTGGTCGGCGCGGTCGCCGGCCTGACGGTGTTGGCCGGCAGCGGCGCTGCGGCCGAGCCGATCGCGGTCGATGTCGCCAACAAGTCGGTCAAGACCAAGTGCGCCGAGGAGGACAACGTCTACTACACGCTGTCGTCGGAGAAGATCTCGGGCTTCACCATCGAGGCGCGGACGCCGGCCTATGTGGCGAACATCCTGCGCGATTCCTCCGCGCCGGACTTCTCCGGCTGCACCTTCGGCCATGATCCGGTCGCGGTGCAGGCTAAGCCCTACATCCCGCCGACCGCCGTGCTCTACGAGGACGACCAGTTCATCCTCAAGGGCGTCGTCTATCCGGACTTCTGGCGGCCGACCACCGTGCCGGTCAAGGTTGGCAACCTGACGCAGAACTTCCTGCATCTGGTCCAGCTCTGGAAGAAGACCGCCGGCGGGCCGCTCGAATTCCTCGTCTTCTATCCGCAGGACGGCTACTGGCGCCTCAAGGCGCTGCCGCCGTTCAAGATGCACGAGGTCTCCTACGGCTCGTCGTTCCTGTTCGGCCCGGTCGAGGTGTCGACGCGGCCGTTCGTCGGCTACAAGTCGGTCGAGTTCGATCCGAAGACGCTGACCTTCACGATCGCCTTCGAGCGCGGTGGCGTCGCCAAGGCGCGCGTCACGAGCCTCGAGGTCGGCAGCGCCAAGGTCGACGTGCGCTTCGAGGGCGCGGTCGATCCGAAGTACCCGTTCGCGGGCCTGCGCTCGATGTATGTCGAGCCCGCCAATGCCGACACGGCCGAGACGGTCTGGCGCGCGACGCCGGGCGGGCCGCTCCAGAAGGACACGGTGGTCGACTTCCACTCCGGCAAGGCGGCCGAGGTCGGCTTCGTGCGCTCCGTGCTCTCGAGCCACAACACCAGCGCCCCGGACATCCTGTTCGGCGGCTTCGTCAAGGACTGA
- a CDS encoding ATP-binding protein codes for MSGGRIATAGEVRSEGDAFWTRLVRRVPIGWRIVLIVAINAAGLGLLAILIGQSVGEVGQAWRDLRVVREYDRLLVDVDSEASRLQSLIHRYFSRPTDDVLREIVRRQDELLSRLSDRNVADAELRSDLRGFEEITKRFLFGFDALREVNGQIQSTYEDDFVPLATEISGLYGQIDQATEKSRSPIWTALGRSREAFSQMLVEANAFYLSRSTEALDKARDHIAAIERATPGMIDLAENDEQRAALQRLGPCAASLRAALEKIASGFDRQARFLGAAIDGNQAAMSSSIDKASDRIRAREAAALQRFDQTLTNATRRVAAVGIGFVALSLVASLVVARSIRAPLRDLRETMRAIVDGQYERVVHGLDARDEIGGMAASVEVFRDNVIAKQRVEKEREEQERRWRRILETSPIGVVIVAGDTGRPAFVNRKYEELFGLKPGEDISSSRSLGDIFASAADAIRLSDAVKRQGAVSGWEVEMKRANGEIWSCLLEVRPIEFEGRPAHIFWHYDVTDRRRAADEIRFAKERAEAALADLKDAQASLIEAEKLAAIGGLVAGVAHEVNNPVGISLTVASSMQRRVEQFQGELAAGPLRKSRLDDFLAGAREAATQLVANLTRAGELVQSFKQVAVDRTHAERRFFDLAESTEQIVASLRPTLKTTPHRLSLDLAPGIVMDSYPGAFGQVVTNLFMNALTHGFADGRAGQISIRGRMLDRDTAELVVADDGTGMAEDVAKRAFEPFFTTRRGSGGSGLGLHIVYNIVNRRLGGRISLDSSPGQGTRFRIVLPLVAPSEETGPEETRKVMDVEHV; via the coding sequence ATGAGCGGAGGGCGGATCGCGACCGCCGGCGAGGTGCGGAGCGAGGGCGACGCGTTCTGGACCCGGCTCGTGCGCCGGGTCCCGATCGGCTGGCGCATCGTGCTCATCGTCGCGATCAACGCCGCCGGTCTCGGCCTGCTCGCCATCCTGATCGGCCAGAGCGTCGGCGAGGTCGGGCAGGCGTGGCGCGACCTCCGGGTGGTTCGCGAATACGACCGCCTGCTCGTCGACGTCGACAGCGAGGCGAGCCGGCTGCAGAGCCTGATCCACCGCTATTTCAGCCGCCCGACCGACGACGTCCTGCGCGAGATCGTGCGCCGGCAGGACGAACTGCTGTCGCGGCTCTCCGACCGCAATGTCGCCGATGCGGAGCTGCGCAGCGACCTGCGCGGCTTCGAGGAGATCACCAAGCGCTTCCTGTTCGGCTTCGATGCGCTGCGCGAGGTCAACGGCCAGATCCAGTCGACCTACGAGGACGATTTCGTGCCGCTGGCGACCGAAATCTCCGGTCTCTACGGCCAGATCGATCAGGCGACGGAAAAGAGCCGCTCGCCGATCTGGACTGCGCTCGGCCGCTCGCGCGAAGCCTTCTCGCAGATGCTCGTCGAGGCCAACGCCTTCTACCTGTCGCGCTCCACCGAAGCGCTCGACAAGGCTCGCGACCACATCGCGGCGATCGAGCGCGCGACGCCGGGCATGATCGATCTCGCCGAGAACGACGAGCAGCGCGCGGCGCTGCAGCGGCTCGGGCCGTGCGCGGCATCCTTGCGGGCCGCGCTCGAGAAGATCGCCTCGGGTTTCGACCGGCAGGCACGGTTCCTGGGCGCGGCGATCGACGGCAATCAGGCGGCCATGTCGTCCTCCATCGACAAGGCGTCCGACCGCATCCGCGCCCGCGAGGCGGCGGCGCTGCAGCGGTTCGACCAGACCCTGACCAACGCAACGCGCCGCGTCGCGGCGGTCGGCATCGGCTTCGTCGCGCTCAGCCTGGTCGCGAGCCTTGTCGTCGCCCGCTCGATCCGCGCGCCGCTGCGCGACCTGCGCGAGACGATGCGGGCGATCGTCGACGGGCAGTACGAGCGCGTCGTGCACGGGCTCGACGCGCGCGACGAGATCGGCGGCATGGCGGCCTCGGTCGAAGTGTTCCGCGACAATGTCATCGCCAAGCAGCGGGTCGAGAAGGAGCGCGAGGAACAGGAGCGTCGCTGGCGCCGCATCCTCGAGACGAGTCCGATCGGCGTCGTGATCGTGGCCGGCGACACCGGTCGCCCGGCCTTCGTCAACCGCAAGTACGAAGAACTGTTCGGGCTGAAGCCCGGCGAGGACATTTCGTCCAGCCGCTCGCTCGGCGACATCTTCGCCAGCGCCGCCGACGCGATCAGGCTCTCCGACGCCGTCAAGCGCCAGGGCGCCGTTTCGGGCTGGGAAGTCGAGATGAAGCGGGCGAACGGCGAGATCTGGTCGTGCCTGCTCGAAGTCCGGCCGATCGAGTTCGAGGGCCGGCCGGCGCATATCTTCTGGCACTACGACGTCACCGACCGGCGCCGCGCCGCCGACGAGATCCGCTTCGCCAAGGAGCGCGCCGAAGCGGCGCTCGCCGATCTCAAGGACGCGCAGGCGAGCCTGATCGAGGCAGAGAAGCTCGCCGCGATCGGCGGTCTGGTCGCCGGCGTCGCCCATGAGGTCAACAATCCGGTCGGCATCTCGCTGACGGTCGCCTCCTCGATGCAGCGCCGCGTCGAACAGTTCCAGGGCGAACTCGCCGCCGGGCCGCTGCGCAAGTCGAGGCTCGACGACTTCCTTGCCGGCGCACGGGAGGCGGCGACGCAACTCGTCGCGAATCTGACCCGCGCGGGCGAGCTGGTGCAGTCGTTCAAGCAGGTGGCGGTCGACCGGACGCATGCGGAACGGCGGTTCTTCGATCTCGCGGAATCGACCGAGCAGATCGTCGCGAGCCTCAGGCCGACGCTGAAGACCACGCCGCACCGGCTGAGCCTCGATCTCGCGCCCGGCATCGTCATGGACAGCTATCCGGGCGCCTTCGGGCAGGTCGTCACCAACCTGTTCATGAACGCGCTGACCCACGGTTTCGCCGACGGCCGGGCCGGGCAGATCTCGATCCGCGGCCGCATGCTCGACCGCGACACGGCCGAGCTCGTGGTCGCCGACGACGGCACCGGCATGGCCGAGGACGTCGCCAAGCGGGCGTTCGAACCATTCTTCACCACGCGGCGTGGTTCGGGCGGCTCGGGCCTTGGGCTCCACATCGTCTACAACATCGTCAACCGCCGGCTGGGCGGCCGCATCTCG
- a CDS encoding zinc-binding alcohol dehydrogenase has product MDESDPTGPSTAPAPSLRPEEAARSEEAARPAPARPSAPGSDTPPSRPRAYWTVGPGQGELRFEPSRSALPGEVLVEALYGAVSRGTEGLVFRGEVPISEFARMRGPNQAGDFPFPVKYGYCLVGRVIDGPRPLRDRRVLVLHPHQDRLVIEAEAAVPLPDNVPSRRAVLGPNMETALNVLWDSGVAAGDRVAVVGAGTVGALVARLAARIPGTEVALIDVQPSRRFIAETLGARFATPIDAPLLFGRDFDVVVHASATAEGLTTALGLAGSEATVVEASWYGARSVAVPLGEAFHARRLRIVSSQVGRVPPQRVPRWDGRRRLTTALELLDDPALDVLLAEPVAFADLPAAMPRILAGGPGAPARSSSIRPPSAAIPPRSGGSGPLGRRRCATRRDRDPRRLIGASTSAGPACSLGPRRPSEAGGRSRRRPRPHRGGEPGCTQSRCATTS; this is encoded by the coding sequence ATGGACGAGAGCGACCCGACCGGCCCGTCCACGGCCCCCGCGCCTTCCCTACGGCCCGAGGAGGCCGCGCGTTCCGAGGAGGCCGCCCGTCCGGCCCCGGCACGACCGAGCGCGCCCGGATCTGACACCCCGCCGTCGCGTCCGCGCGCCTATTGGACCGTCGGTCCGGGCCAGGGCGAGTTGCGCTTCGAGCCCTCACGTTCGGCGCTGCCGGGCGAGGTGCTGGTCGAGGCGCTCTACGGCGCGGTTTCGCGAGGCACCGAAGGGCTCGTGTTCCGCGGCGAGGTGCCGATCAGCGAGTTCGCCCGCATGCGCGGGCCCAATCAGGCCGGCGACTTCCCCTTCCCGGTCAAATACGGCTACTGCCTCGTCGGGCGCGTGATCGACGGCCCGCGTCCCTTGCGCGACCGCCGCGTACTGGTGCTGCATCCGCATCAGGACCGGCTGGTGATCGAAGCCGAGGCCGCCGTGCCATTGCCCGACAATGTGCCGAGCCGGCGTGCGGTGCTCGGCCCGAACATGGAAACGGCGCTGAACGTGCTGTGGGATTCCGGCGTCGCCGCCGGCGACCGGGTCGCTGTGGTCGGCGCGGGAACGGTCGGCGCGCTGGTTGCACGCCTGGCGGCCCGCATTCCGGGCACCGAGGTGGCACTGATCGACGTACAGCCGAGCCGCCGGTTCATCGCCGAGACCCTCGGCGCGCGCTTCGCCACCCCGATCGACGCGCCGCTGCTGTTCGGACGCGACTTCGACGTCGTCGTCCACGCCTCGGCCACCGCCGAAGGCCTGACGACGGCGCTCGGCCTCGCCGGTTCGGAGGCGACCGTGGTCGAGGCGAGCTGGTACGGCGCCCGTTCGGTCGCGGTGCCGCTCGGCGAGGCGTTCCATGCCCGCAGGCTCCGGATCGTGTCGAGCCAGGTCGGCCGCGTGCCGCCGCAGCGCGTGCCGCGCTGGGACGGCCGGCGCCGGCTGACGACCGCGCTGGAACTGCTCGACGATCCGGCGCTCGACGTGCTGCTCGCCGAGCCGGTCGCCTTCGCCGATCTGCCGGCGGCGATGCCGCGCATCCTGGCCGGCGGGCCGGGAGCCCCTGCGCGGTCATCGTCTATCCGGCCGCCGAGCGCGGCGATCCCGCCCCGTTCCGGAGGCTCCGGGCCTCTGGGCCGACGACGATGCGCCACCCGGCGAGATCGTGATCCTCGGCGCCTGATCGGAGCCTCGACAAGCGCCGGCCCGGCATGTTCCCTTGGTCCCCGCCGGCCCAGCGAGGCCGGTGGACGCAGCCGGCGGCGACCGAGGCCGCACAGGGGGGGAGAGCCCGGATGTACGCAGTCGAGGTGCGCGACCACATCATGA
- a CDS encoding glycosyltransferase family 4 protein encodes MTERTLTFVVPGPLDKPTGGYGYDRRLLAELETIGWRIDVLHLPDTFPFPNPAERAEAERLLDALPAGGPVAVDGLAYAVLPEAMARLASRAPLVALIHHPLSLETGLDAATVAALAASERTALAAAHGIVVTSPATAGILAADFGVPRDEIAIAVPGTDRMPPARGSGGPTVRLLAVGSIIPRKGHVELVEALAALPSSDWTLDIVGDPRLDPNEALRLDETIRRHTSLTARVTRTGPIDRDTLAELYDRADVFVLNSYYEGYGMAYAEAIAHGLPVIGTTGGAIPDTLGDAAILVPPGGGPALTDALRRMIEDADGRAALAARARAAALRLPGWADTARLFARVVEAAIQKAR; translated from the coding sequence ATGACCGAGCGCACGCTGACCTTCGTCGTCCCCGGTCCGCTCGACAAGCCGACCGGCGGCTATGGCTACGACCGCCGCCTGCTCGCGGAACTCGAGACGATCGGCTGGCGAATCGACGTCCTGCACCTGCCGGACACCTTTCCGTTTCCGAACCCGGCCGAACGCGCCGAAGCCGAGCGTCTCCTGGATGCGCTGCCCGCCGGAGGCCCGGTCGCCGTCGACGGCCTCGCCTATGCCGTGCTGCCCGAGGCGATGGCGCGGCTCGCCAGCCGCGCGCCGCTGGTGGCGCTGATCCACCATCCACTGTCGCTGGAGACCGGCCTCGATGCCGCGACCGTCGCCGCGCTGGCCGCCTCGGAGCGCACCGCGCTCGCCGCCGCCCACGGCATCGTGGTGACGAGCCCGGCGACCGCCGGCATTCTCGCCGCCGACTTCGGCGTTCCGCGCGACGAGATCGCGATCGCCGTCCCCGGCACCGACCGTATGCCGCCGGCCCGCGGCAGCGGCGGTCCGACCGTGCGCCTGCTCGCGGTCGGCTCGATCATCCCGCGCAAGGGCCATGTCGAACTGGTCGAGGCACTGGCGGCGCTGCCCTCCAGCGACTGGACGCTCGACATCGTCGGCGACCCGCGCCTCGATCCGAACGAGGCCTTGCGCCTCGACGAGACGATCCGCCGCCATACCTCACTGACGGCACGCGTGACCCGGACCGGCCCCATCGACCGCGATACGCTGGCGGAGCTCTACGACCGCGCCGACGTCTTCGTGTTGAACTCGTACTACGAGGGCTACGGCATGGCCTATGCCGAGGCGATCGCGCACGGCCTACCGGTGATCGGCACGACCGGCGGCGCCATCCCCGATACGCTCGGCGACGCCGCCATTCTGGTGCCGCCCGGCGGCGGACCGGCCTTGACGGATGCGTTGCGCCGTATGATCGAGGATGCCGACGGCCGCGCCGCGCTGGCCGCCAGGGCGCGCGCGGCGGCCTTGCGGCTGCCCGGATGGGCCGACACGGCACGCCTCTTCGCTCGTGTGGTCGAGGCCGCGATCCAGAAGGCGAGATGA
- a CDS encoding 6-carboxytetrahydropterin synthase, which produces MYAVEVRDHIMIAHSFKGDVFGPAQRLHGATFVVDVAFFRPALDPNGIVVDIGLAHDALKATLAPLAYRNLDDVEAFAGRNTTTEVLAKHIFDEMARAIVEGRLGEDARAIARLKVMLHESHVARAWYEAPLATAAAA; this is translated from the coding sequence ATGTACGCAGTCGAGGTGCGCGACCACATCATGATCGCCCATAGTTTCAAGGGCGACGTCTTCGGGCCGGCACAGCGGCTGCACGGTGCGACCTTCGTGGTCGACGTCGCCTTCTTCCGCCCCGCGCTCGATCCGAACGGCATCGTGGTCGACATCGGCCTCGCCCACGACGCCCTGAAGGCAACGCTCGCGCCGCTCGCCTATCGCAACCTCGACGACGTCGAGGCCTTCGCCGGCCGCAACACCACGACCGAGGTGCTGGCGAAGCACATCTTCGACGAGATGGCCCGCGCCATCGTCGAAGGACGTCTCGGCGAGGATGCCCGCGCGATCGCGCGGCTGAAGGTCATGCTGCACGAGAGCCACGTCGCGCGGGCCTGGTACGAGGCGCCGCTCGCCACCGCCGCGGCCGCGTGA